The following proteins come from a genomic window of Natronosalvus vescus:
- a CDS encoding DUF7091 family protein: MADRRRIERFLRTKLQQAGTQYEEVRRSADGQLDEAREAYRAARNAKSLPTDDAGRAKIVCRRFAERRAAKLDEEYRPACYEADHPDCEGCVEDVHEGRIETW; the protein is encoded by the coding sequence ATGGCAGATCGGCGTCGGATCGAGCGTTTTCTCCGCACAAAGCTCCAGCAGGCGGGAACGCAGTACGAGGAGGTTCGCCGATCGGCGGACGGCCAGCTCGATGAGGCTCGCGAGGCCTATCGTGCCGCCCGAAACGCCAAGAGCCTCCCCACGGACGACGCCGGGCGCGCGAAGATCGTCTGCCGACGATTCGCCGAACGACGGGCGGCAAAACTCGACGAGGAGTACCGCCCGGCGTGTTACGAGGCCGACCACCCCGACTGCGAGGGCTGCGTGGAGGACGTCCACGAGGGGCGGATCGAGACCTGGTGA
- a CDS encoding SDR family oxidoreductase, whose product MDLDVDGNAALVTASSSGLGLASATTLASQGANVAICGRDEERLEAARERVLEAAPDDGDVEVLARRTDLTDPDEVSELVETTAEAFGGIDHLVTSAGGPPSTTFLETTERQWYQAYDLLVMSVVWTIEEAHPHLLESDEGSIVCITSRTVQEVADGLLLSNAVRRGVIGLVKTIAREFAPEIRANAVLPGTIETPRIEELIEARIENGTYESYEAGLEALAADIPMGRIGDPGELGDVVAFLSSPHASFVNGVEVPIDGGLMRS is encoded by the coding sequence ATGGATCTCGACGTCGACGGCAACGCGGCACTGGTAACGGCTTCCTCGAGCGGCCTCGGCCTGGCGAGTGCGACGACGCTCGCCAGCCAGGGCGCCAACGTCGCCATCTGCGGGCGCGACGAGGAACGACTCGAGGCGGCGCGCGAACGCGTCCTCGAGGCGGCACCGGACGACGGGGACGTGGAGGTGCTCGCCAGGCGGACGGATCTGACCGACCCGGACGAGGTATCGGAGCTCGTCGAGACGACCGCCGAGGCCTTCGGCGGCATCGACCACCTGGTCACCTCCGCTGGCGGCCCGCCGAGTACGACCTTCCTCGAGACGACCGAACGCCAGTGGTACCAGGCCTACGATCTCCTGGTGATGAGCGTCGTCTGGACGATCGAGGAGGCCCACCCGCACCTGCTCGAGTCCGACGAGGGATCGATCGTCTGTATCACCTCCCGCACCGTCCAGGAGGTCGCCGACGGCCTCCTGCTCTCGAACGCCGTCCGTCGCGGGGTGATCGGCCTCGTCAAGACCATCGCGCGCGAGTTCGCTCCAGAAATTCGAGCCAACGCCGTCCTCCCGGGAACGATCGAGACACCGCGCATCGAGGAGCTAATCGAGGCCCGAATCGAGAACGGCACCTACGAGAGCTACGAGGCAGGGCTCGAGGCGCTCGCCGCCGACATCCCGATGGGTCGGATCGGCGATCCCGGGGAACTGGGCGACGTCGTCGCGTTCCTCTCGAGTCCACACGCGAGCTTCGTCAACGGGGTCGAGGTACCGATCGACGGCGGGCTGATGCGAAGTTAA
- a CDS encoding replication factor A (Replication protein A protects and stabilize the intermediate ssDNA that is generated by the unwinding action of a DNA helicase at the replication fork. In addition, SSBs prevent the formation of secondary structures by single-stranded template DNA.): MSDVRQHAEDIHAQFSDHIDVDVDDVAERLSTLVDEYKVPMDEARRSVTTHYLDAAGLEREDISSGSSERAQIEDVDEPEEWIDLRAKVIELWEPRSDSVAQVGLLGDPTGTIKFTKWAKSDLPSLEEGGVYDLRNVVTDEYQGRYSVKLNSTTVVEELDEDIEVGDDTSEIEGALVDMQSGSGLIKRCPEEGCTYVLQNGRCPDHGEVEGEFDLRIKGVVDDGIDAHEVIFDAEATEGLTGISLEEAKEMAMDALDTTIVADEIRDRIVGTYYRIEGPTFGRYVLADEVEELDGPVDGEELLIKARSM, translated from the coding sequence ATGAGCGACGTACGCCAACACGCAGAAGACATACACGCGCAGTTTTCAGACCACATCGACGTCGACGTCGACGACGTCGCGGAACGACTCAGCACCCTCGTCGACGAGTACAAAGTGCCGATGGACGAGGCGCGCCGTTCCGTCACGACGCACTACCTCGACGCGGCCGGCCTCGAGCGCGAGGACATCTCGAGCGGCTCGAGCGAACGCGCCCAGATCGAGGACGTCGACGAACCCGAGGAGTGGATCGACCTCCGCGCCAAGGTCATCGAACTCTGGGAGCCCCGCAGCGACTCCGTTGCACAGGTCGGCCTCCTGGGAGATCCGACGGGGACGATCAAGTTCACCAAGTGGGCCAAATCCGACCTCCCGAGCCTCGAGGAGGGCGGCGTTTACGACCTCCGGAACGTCGTCACCGACGAGTACCAGGGCCGGTACTCGGTGAAACTCAACTCGACGACGGTCGTCGAGGAACTGGACGAAGACATCGAAGTCGGCGACGACACCTCCGAGATCGAGGGAGCACTCGTCGACATGCAGAGCGGGAGCGGCCTGATCAAACGCTGCCCCGAGGAGGGCTGTACCTACGTCCTCCAGAACGGCCGCTGTCCCGACCACGGCGAGGTCGAAGGCGAGTTCGACCTCCGCATCAAGGGCGTCGTCGACGACGGGATCGACGCCCACGAGGTCATCTTCGACGCCGAGGCCACCGAGGGGCTGACCGGGATCAGCCTCGAGGAGGCAAAGGAGATGGCGATGGACGCCCTCGATACGACCATCGTCGCCGACGAGATCCGCGACCGGATCGTCGGCACCTACTACCGCATCGAAGGGCCGACGTTCGGCCGCTACGTCCTCGCGGACGAGGTCGAGGAACTCGACGGGCCGGTCGATGGCGAGGAACTGCTGATCAAAGCGAGGTCGATGTAA
- a CDS encoding Tfx family DNA-binding protein, translating to MIEEAESVLEEVGFDPASSVLTHRQAQVLALRERGFSQAAIAEALGTSRANVSSVEGSARDNLERARETVAFADALRAPVRVQIEAGTDLYDVPDQVYAACDAEGVKVEYSAPDLMKVVSDAAGDAISGRQVAESLVVGVTTDGSIQVRVSE from the coding sequence GTGATCGAGGAGGCCGAATCGGTGCTCGAGGAGGTCGGCTTCGACCCCGCCTCGAGCGTCCTCACTCACCGCCAGGCACAGGTGCTGGCCCTCCGAGAGCGGGGCTTCTCCCAGGCAGCCATCGCCGAGGCGCTCGGTACCTCGCGGGCGAACGTGTCCTCGGTCGAGGGGAGCGCCAGGGACAATCTCGAGCGGGCGCGCGAGACGGTCGCGTTCGCGGACGCGTTACGCGCCCCCGTCCGGGTGCAGATCGAGGCGGGAACGGATCTCTACGACGTTCCCGATCAGGTGTACGCCGCCTGCGACGCGGAGGGGGTGAAGGTCGAGTACAGCGCCCCGGATCTGATGAAAGTGGTCTCCGACGCTGCCGGTGACGCGATCAGCGGCCGGCAGGTCGCCGAGTCGCTGGTCGTCGGCGTCACCACCGACGGCTCGATTCAGGTTCGGGTGAGCGAGTGA
- a CDS encoding RPA family protein: MSQTQLTREVAKRVFASEFNDSTYAFKESDDERAPNYALLPTGDRANRVFFVGTLTETEDVGEESEYWRGRVVDPTGTFFVYAGQYQPEAAAVLRDTEPPAYVAIVGKPRTYETDDGTVNVSVRPESIAVVDEATRDRWVVECADRTLERIEAFTEWEAEQEAPESGSVAPTNEYAQMAHERYDLPVENYRRDVIQALESLEELEASA; this comes from the coding sequence ATGTCTCAGACGCAACTCACCCGCGAAGTCGCAAAGCGCGTCTTCGCCTCGGAATTCAACGATTCGACGTACGCGTTCAAGGAGTCGGACGACGAGCGCGCACCGAACTACGCCCTGTTGCCGACCGGCGACCGCGCCAACCGCGTGTTCTTCGTCGGCACCCTCACCGAAACCGAAGACGTCGGCGAGGAGAGCGAGTACTGGCGCGGCCGCGTCGTCGACCCGACGGGGACGTTCTTCGTCTACGCCGGCCAGTACCAGCCCGAAGCCGCCGCCGTGCTCCGGGACACCGAACCGCCGGCGTACGTCGCCATCGTCGGCAAACCGCGCACCTACGAGACCGACGACGGCACCGTCAACGTCTCCGTGCGACCCGAATCGATCGCCGTGGTCGACGAGGCCACCCGCGACCGCTGGGTCGTCGAGTGCGCCGACCGCACCCTCGAGCGCATCGAGGCGTTCACGGAGTGGGAAGCCGAGCAGGAGGCCCCCGAAAGCGGCTCCGTCGCGCCGACCAACGAGTACGCCCAGATGGCTCACGAGCGGTACGATTTGCCCGTCGAAAATTACCGCCGTGACGTGATTCAGGCCTTAGAGAGCCTCGAGGAGCTCGAGGCCTCGGCCTGA
- a CDS encoding cytochrome c oxidase subunit II, with amino-acid sequence MNIHAYEKLWLIAALLLIVGFVATITYGAVGLGIAMVDDSEETLDPNALDEHERFGDLGVHQTGENQYDVNVRAYQFNYDPGTTAVHDPIVLPENSEVTFYVTSSDVIHSFSLVGTNVNSMVIPGEVSAMTVEFGDPDEYGILCNEYCGSGHHAMEGIVQVVPEEDFHLFSIESVDAHESVEPGDDLELTATVANDALAEETAAVDLEIGDETYENEVTVDAESTGTVTFTVDTGSLDTDDLEALDWTVTVESGSPATFDDGTESGSVDLEGQGEDETGTDDDGTATEDEEGDE; translated from the coding sequence ATGAACATTCACGCCTACGAGAAACTCTGGTTGATCGCGGCGTTGCTCTTGATCGTGGGCTTCGTCGCGACGATCACGTACGGGGCCGTCGGGTTGGGCATCGCGATGGTGGACGACTCCGAAGAGACGCTCGATCCGAACGCGCTCGACGAACACGAACGCTTCGGTGACCTCGGCGTCCACCAGACGGGTGAAAACCAGTACGACGTCAACGTTCGAGCCTACCAGTTCAACTACGACCCCGGGACGACGGCCGTCCACGACCCGATCGTCCTTCCCGAAAATAGCGAAGTGACCTTCTACGTCACCAGCTCCGACGTCATTCACAGCTTCAGCCTCGTCGGAACGAACGTGAACTCGATGGTCATCCCCGGTGAGGTATCCGCGATGACCGTCGAGTTCGGTGACCCCGACGAGTACGGGATCCTCTGTAACGAGTACTGTGGCTCCGGCCACCACGCCATGGAGGGAATCGTTCAGGTCGTCCCCGAAGAAGACTTCCACCTCTTCTCGATCGAGTCCGTCGACGCTCACGAATCCGTCGAACCCGGAGACGACCTCGAGCTGACGGCCACCGTGGCCAACGATGCGCTCGCGGAAGAGACGGCGGCGGTCGACCTCGAGATCGGCGACGAGACCTACGAGAACGAGGTCACGGTCGACGCCGAGTCGACGGGCACGGTCACGTTCACCGTCGACACGGGCAGCCTCGACACCGACGATCTGGAGGCACTCGACTGGACGGTTACCGTCGAATCGGGTTCGCCGGCAACGTTCGATGACGGCACCGAAAGCGGCAGCGTCGACCTCGAGGGACAGGGCGAGGATGAGACTGGAACGGACGATGATGGAACCGCAACCGAAGACGAGGAGGGAGACGAATGA
- a CDS encoding MOSC domain-containing protein, with the protein MTSGRIRAIHIAPEQGAPPESRARVKAVADAGLEGDRYFHSSGTFADREGSDLTLIESEVLEAVERDCDLALEPGVHRRNVTTQGVALNHLVDRRFRIGEAVCVGTERCEPCSYLESHLEQRGVREALVHRGGLRARILEGGVIEMGDPIDVLEPSGQQDE; encoded by the coding sequence ATGACGTCCGGCCGTATCCGCGCGATCCACATCGCCCCCGAACAGGGCGCGCCACCCGAGTCACGTGCGCGCGTCAAGGCGGTCGCCGACGCCGGGCTCGAGGGCGACCGCTACTTTCACTCCTCGGGTACGTTCGCCGATCGGGAGGGGAGCGACCTCACGCTGATCGAATCAGAAGTCCTCGAGGCGGTCGAACGCGACTGCGACCTCGCGCTCGAACCCGGCGTCCACCGCCGAAACGTGACGACCCAGGGGGTCGCGTTGAACCACCTCGTCGATCGTCGCTTCCGCATCGGCGAGGCGGTCTGTGTCGGCACGGAACGCTGTGAACCGTGTTCGTACCTCGAGTCTCACCTCGAGCAACGTGGCGTCCGCGAGGCGCTGGTTCACCGGGGTGGGCTCAGAGCCCGGATCCTCGAGGGTGGCGTGATCGAGATGGGTGATCCGATCGACGTGCTCGAGCCATCAGGCCAACAGGACGAGTAG
- a CDS encoding heavy metal translocating P-type ATPase: MTSPPSADAGSSVTSSGDSTSTNEDGCSLCGLPLPADPVTGDDVSGQFCCQGCLQVHHALGDLEESTARDVRATIDGETEGDDLETVDGEDAFFTVDGMHCATCEAFLEGRAISVEGVHAAEASYASDTVRLVYDPDRLEEDDLRETLTGAGYNARERGVGRGSDGEEQALAKFLAGGGLFGMMVMMWYVLFLYPTYFGYDPVVEFGRFDQLYIFANIWLMTSFVLFYTGFPILRGAYVSLRAGMPNMDLLVSLAALAAYAYSTLAMLEGRTDLYFDVSVAIILVVTGGTYYEGVVKRRAAGLLADLTEQQVAEARRHDTGERVPVSDVESGESLLVKPGERVPLDGTVLEGEAAVDESLMTGESLPVEKAVDDAVRGGTVVTDAPLVIEVGPDAESTLDRLVDLLWRIQSARPGVQRLADKLATIFVPLVIAVAAIATAVMLATGSSPTAALLVGLTVLIVSCPCALGLATPLAIASGVQSAAARNIVVAAESIFEDAPGVDVVAFDKTGTLTEGSMSVEAVVGDDPDAVLERAAAVERLSEHPIAAAIAKASKQGLEGDTHSDTMPGTTAAATETFERTARSVAGMVVDDEFPDGTRVLVGHPDHFDENEWEIPEDFEKTIERARADGDVPVVVGWEGAARGVIVVGDAPRAEWESAVETLSAGREVIVITGDEGAAADRFRAVDGVDRVFAGVPPEAKAETVRRLRSRGTVAMVGDGSNDAPALAAADVGIAMGSGTQLATDAADAVIVSDDLESVAETFAVASATHRRIRQNLAWAFVYNAIAIPLAVAGFLNPLLAAVAMATSSTLVVLNSSRSL; the protein is encoded by the coding sequence ATGACGTCGCCACCATCCGCGGACGCCGGTTCGAGCGTGACCTCCAGCGGCGACTCCACGAGTACGAACGAGGACGGTTGTTCCCTCTGTGGCCTCCCGCTTCCGGCCGACCCGGTCACCGGCGACGACGTTAGCGGGCAATTTTGCTGTCAGGGCTGCCTGCAGGTACATCACGCACTCGGCGACCTCGAGGAGTCGACGGCGCGCGACGTCCGAGCGACGATCGACGGCGAGACCGAGGGCGACGACCTCGAGACTGTTGACGGCGAGGACGCTTTCTTCACCGTCGACGGGATGCACTGCGCCACCTGCGAGGCGTTTCTCGAGGGGCGAGCGATCAGCGTCGAGGGTGTCCACGCCGCCGAGGCCAGCTACGCGAGCGACACCGTCAGGCTCGTCTACGACCCCGACCGGCTGGAGGAGGACGACCTCCGTGAGACGCTGACCGGTGCCGGCTACAACGCCCGCGAACGCGGCGTCGGGCGGGGCAGCGACGGCGAGGAGCAGGCGCTCGCGAAGTTCCTCGCCGGCGGCGGCCTGTTCGGCATGATGGTGATGATGTGGTACGTGCTCTTTCTGTACCCCACCTACTTCGGCTACGATCCCGTCGTCGAGTTCGGTCGGTTCGACCAGCTCTACATCTTCGCGAACATCTGGCTGATGACGTCGTTCGTCCTGTTTTACACCGGGTTCCCGATACTCCGGGGGGCGTACGTGAGCCTGCGGGCGGGGATGCCGAACATGGATCTGCTCGTCTCCCTGGCTGCGCTGGCCGCCTACGCCTACAGTACCCTGGCGATGCTCGAGGGGCGGACGGATCTCTACTTCGACGTCTCCGTGGCGATCATCCTCGTCGTCACCGGCGGCACCTACTACGAAGGCGTGGTCAAACGCCGAGCAGCGGGCCTGCTCGCCGACCTAACCGAACAACAGGTCGCGGAGGCGCGCCGCCACGACACCGGCGAGCGCGTCCCGGTCTCCGACGTCGAATCTGGCGAGTCGCTCCTCGTCAAACCCGGCGAGCGCGTCCCGCTCGATGGCACCGTCCTCGAGGGGGAAGCCGCCGTCGACGAGTCGCTGATGACTGGAGAATCGCTCCCCGTCGAGAAAGCCGTCGACGACGCCGTTCGCGGCGGAACCGTCGTCACGGACGCCCCGCTCGTAATCGAGGTCGGGCCGGACGCCGAGAGCACCCTCGATCGTCTCGTCGACCTGCTCTGGCGGATTCAGAGTGCTCGCCCCGGTGTGCAGCGACTCGCCGACAAACTCGCGACGATCTTCGTCCCGCTGGTGATCGCGGTCGCCGCCATCGCCACGGCGGTCATGCTCGCGACCGGCTCGAGCCCGACGGCAGCCCTCCTCGTCGGCCTCACCGTGTTGATCGTCTCCTGTCCCTGCGCACTGGGTCTGGCGACGCCGCTGGCAATCGCGTCAGGTGTGCAGTCGGCGGCCGCGCGCAACATCGTCGTCGCTGCCGAGAGCATCTTCGAAGACGCCCCCGGCGTCGATGTCGTCGCCTTCGACAAAACCGGCACGCTCACGGAAGGCTCGATGTCGGTCGAGGCGGTCGTCGGCGACGATCCCGACGCCGTGCTCGAGCGCGCGGCCGCGGTCGAACGGCTCTCCGAGCACCCGATCGCGGCGGCAATCGCCAAGGCGAGCAAACAGGGGCTCGAAGGAGACACGCACAGCGACACGATGCCGGGCACAACGGCAGCGGCGACCGAGACCTTCGAGCGGACGGCCCGAAGCGTCGCTGGCATGGTCGTCGACGACGAGTTCCCCGATGGAACCCGCGTACTCGTCGGCCATCCCGACCACTTCGACGAGAACGAGTGGGAGATCCCGGAGGACTTCGAGAAGACGATAGAACGGGCCAGAGCTGACGGCGACGTCCCGGTCGTCGTCGGCTGGGAGGGGGCTGCTCGCGGCGTGATCGTCGTCGGAGACGCACCGCGAGCGGAGTGGGAGTCGGCCGTCGAAACGCTGTCGGCGGGCCGGGAGGTCATCGTCATCACGGGCGACGAGGGCGCCGCTGCCGATCGGTTCAGGGCTGTCGATGGCGTCGACCGGGTGTTTGCTGGCGTCCCGCCGGAAGCCAAAGCCGAAACCGTCCGACGACTTCGCTCGCGCGGGACGGTGGCGATGGTCGGCGACGGCAGCAACGACGCCCCCGCCCTGGCGGCTGCCGACGTCGGGATCGCCATGGGGAGCGGGACGCAACTGGCCACCGACGCCGCCGACGCGGTGATCGTCTCCGACGACCTCGAGTCGGTTGCCGAGACGTTCGCCGTCGCGAGCGCCACTCACCGGCGGATCAGACAGAACCTCGCCTGGGCGTTCGTCTACAACGCGATCGCCATCCCGCTGGCCGTCGCCGGGTTCCTCAACCCGTTACTCGCGGCGGTTGCTATGGCGACGAGCAGCACGCTCGTGGTGCTCAACTCTTCGCGGTCGCTGTAA
- a CDS encoding sulfite exporter TauE/SafE family protein, with the protein MGGLWLPPVVLAHDHGTTVASGHVDLLVFFLVGILAGAHCLGMCGPLVTTYADRITKSSTSRPDTLSLTEVRQHALFNVGRAASYTAIGGLFGLVGALAYTSADAVSTVGDPIRGVAGILVGIAIIASGAYYLRGQPGIPHGLPLVGPLFARLSSVLVSRVDRLANSPGIVGLGAIHGLLPCPIIYPAYLYAFALGDPIRGAFSLGALGLGTIPTLFAYGTLLGSLSMTTRVRLHRALGAGFLVLGYVPLQHGLMLLGIHLPHPHIPFYQPL; encoded by the coding sequence ATGGGTGGTCTCTGGCTCCCACCAGTCGTTCTAGCACACGATCATGGAACCACCGTGGCGAGCGGCCACGTCGACCTGCTGGTCTTCTTCCTGGTCGGCATTCTCGCCGGGGCACACTGTCTGGGGATGTGTGGCCCGCTCGTGACTACCTACGCCGACCGAATCACCAAATCGAGTACCTCGAGACCCGACACCCTCTCGCTGACCGAGGTGCGCCAGCACGCGCTGTTCAACGTGGGGCGTGCGGCGAGTTACACCGCGATCGGTGGCCTGTTCGGCCTCGTCGGAGCGCTCGCGTACACCTCTGCCGATGCCGTCTCGACCGTCGGCGACCCGATCCGGGGCGTGGCCGGGATCCTCGTCGGCATCGCGATTATCGCCAGCGGCGCCTACTACCTCCGCGGACAACCCGGAATCCCGCACGGACTCCCCCTCGTCGGCCCGCTGTTCGCCCGGCTCTCGAGCGTCCTCGTGAGTCGCGTCGACCGGCTGGCGAACTCCCCCGGAATCGTCGGACTTGGGGCGATTCACGGCCTGCTCCCGTGCCCCATCATCTATCCCGCCTACCTGTACGCCTTCGCGCTCGGCGATCCGATCCGGGGAGCGTTCTCGCTCGGGGCCCTCGGCCTCGGCACGATTCCGACGTTGTTCGCCTACGGGACACTGCTGGGCTCGCTGTCGATGACGACCCGCGTTCGACTTCATCGCGCACTCGGTGCCGGCTTTCTCGTTCTCGGGTACGTCCCGCTCCAGCACGGACTGATGCTTCTGGGGATCCATCTTCCCCACCCGCACATTCCGTTCTATCAACCGCTGTAA
- a CDS encoding sugar phosphate nucleotidyltransferase: MGNDSRGHARARARSHDRPCDRPIIACVLAGGSGSRLYPLSRPDRPKQFLAFEFELEADGDCDGGDDDCDDGDGNTSLLERTLERARRASDEQYVLTTEPLASGVHERAPDVPLLIEPEPAGTGPALVYAAWRLADVGEEPPVLVTLPSDHHVDDDVAFADALERAAAIALETEGLVTLGVEPTRPATGFGYVLPEGDLAAEAFAPVADFREKPDGKTAASLIEAGASWNAGIFAWTPEALLEAARDSPLAPLVDALETGVDPGDAFATVDPISVDEAILERTDDAYVLPLSVGWDDLGTWDALGHISSTDGEANASIGETHVDALEAAGNVVAAPGKQVSLVGVDDLVVAVVDDRVLVAPRSDADRIGTVADRLREGE; this comes from the coding sequence ATGGGGAACGACTCTCGCGGTCACGCTCGCGCTCGTGCTCGCTCCCACGATCGGCCCTGCGATCGGCCGATTATCGCCTGCGTCCTCGCTGGGGGTTCCGGCAGCCGTCTGTACCCGTTGAGCCGGCCCGATCGGCCGAAACAGTTCCTCGCGTTCGAGTTCGAGCTCGAGGCCGATGGCGACTGCGACGGCGGCGACGATGACTGCGACGACGGCGACGGCAACACGTCACTACTCGAGCGCACCCTCGAGCGAGCGCGCCGGGCGAGCGACGAGCAGTACGTCCTGACGACCGAACCCCTCGCGTCGGGGGTTCACGAGCGCGCGCCCGACGTCCCGCTCCTGATCGAACCCGAGCCCGCAGGCACCGGCCCCGCGCTGGTGTACGCCGCCTGGCGACTCGCCGATGTGGGCGAGGAGCCGCCCGTGCTGGTGACGCTGCCGAGCGATCACCACGTCGACGACGACGTGGCATTCGCCGACGCGCTGGAGCGGGCGGCCGCGATCGCCCTCGAGACGGAGGGGCTGGTCACACTGGGTGTCGAACCGACGCGGCCGGCGACTGGTTTCGGGTACGTTCTCCCCGAGGGCGACCTCGCCGCCGAAGCGTTCGCACCAGTTGCCGACTTCCGCGAGAAACCCGACGGAAAGACCGCCGCCTCGCTCATCGAGGCGGGTGCTTCCTGGAACGCCGGGATCTTCGCCTGGACGCCCGAAGCACTGCTCGAGGCTGCGCGCGACTCTCCGCTCGCGCCGCTGGTCGACGCACTCGAGACGGGCGTCGATCCCGGCGACGCGTTCGCCACGGTCGACCCAATCAGCGTTGACGAAGCGATCCTCGAGCGAACTGACGACGCCTACGTCCTCCCGCTTTCGGTCGGCTGGGACGATCTCGGCACGTGGGATGCGCTCGGTCACATCTCGAGCACCGATGGCGAAGCGAACGCGTCGATCGGGGAGACGCACGTGGATGCGCTCGAGGCGGCCGGAAACGTCGTCGCCGCACCGGGCAAACAGGTCTCGTTAGTGGGCGTCGACGACCTCGTGGTCGCCGTGGTCGACGATCGAGTGCTCGTGGCACCACGATCGGACGCCGACCGTATCGGAACCGTTGCCGACCGGCTTCGCGAGGGGGAGTGA
- a CDS encoding cytochrome-ba3 oxidase subunit — MSIDGLPVRWVAALGLLAIAPALWYGFGGASLAGVVTVINVVIIVAALYVATGPIAGDEHGHQTTDDGSGAR, encoded by the coding sequence ATGAGTATCGACGGACTGCCGGTTCGCTGGGTAGCTGCACTCGGACTGCTGGCGATCGCTCCCGCCCTCTGGTACGGGTTCGGTGGTGCGAGTCTGGCCGGTGTCGTGACGGTCATCAACGTCGTTATTATCGTCGCTGCGCTGTACGTCGCAACTGGACCGATTGCAGGTGATGAGCACGGTCACCAGACAACCGATGACGGTTCCGGTGCCCGGTAG
- a CDS encoding YqcI/YcgG family protein, with amino-acid sequence MNEPGVQVLMDQSTLEARVEASEVPDWVRAHYESFTEGLLGTRNDSPFPCHFGVESVRKGWPLYTAVESMTDKDALFALGETLLEYLEVYDDHSEQASLVTFFKPPERELREREYHEALWHILQVLHAHDPEPWPDDIPTDPDTSTWEFCFGGEALFPTCRAPFYDTRKSRYCPIGLEITFQPRTLFDGITADTDAGQRAREIIQGRLEEYDGVCPHADLGDWGVEGDREWPQYMLSSDESQAPSECPMRVTRTHPKGSVVIGD; translated from the coding sequence ATGAACGAGCCAGGCGTGCAGGTGCTCATGGATCAGTCGACGCTCGAGGCTCGCGTCGAGGCGAGCGAGGTACCCGACTGGGTTCGGGCGCACTACGAAAGCTTCACCGAGGGGTTGCTCGGGACGCGAAACGACAGTCCATTTCCCTGTCACTTTGGCGTCGAGTCAGTTCGAAAGGGGTGGCCGCTGTACACCGCCGTCGAGTCGATGACCGACAAGGATGCGTTGTTCGCCCTCGGTGAAACCTTACTCGAGTACCTCGAGGTGTACGACGACCACAGCGAGCAGGCCTCCCTCGTCACCTTTTTCAAACCGCCCGAGCGCGAGCTTCGCGAGCGCGAGTATCACGAGGCGCTGTGGCACATTCTCCAGGTGCTCCACGCTCACGACCCCGAACCCTGGCCAGATGACATCCCGACCGATCCAGACACCAGTACGTGGGAGTTCTGTTTCGGCGGTGAAGCGCTCTTTCCCACCTGCCGGGCACCATTTTACGACACGCGGAAGAGTCGATACTGCCCGATCGGTCTCGAGATCACCTTCCAGCCGCGGACGCTGTTCGACGGGATCACCGCCGACACCGACGCCGGGCAACGCGCCCGCGAGATTATCCAGGGACGCCTCGAGGAGTACGACGGCGTCTGTCCTCACGCTGACCTCGGGGACTGGGGCGTCGAGGGCGACCGCGAGTGGCCGCAGTACATGCTCTCTTCGGACGAGTCACAGGCACCTTCGGAGTGCCCGATGCGAGTGACTCGTACGCACCCGAAGGGATCGGTCGTCATCGGCGACTGA